The Streptomyces europaeiscabiei genome window below encodes:
- a CDS encoding glycerophosphodiester phosphodiesterase — MRTVTAVAHRGAPYRHRENTLDSLRAGLDLGADAVEFDVRTTRDGVPVLLHDSTLNRLWEVERPLAALSAAELRGLTADGVPTLADALLATKDSRVMVDLPGVVNRRAVRHILDVVREYDAEDRVYYSADPATTLAVRAAAPTAELALTWKTLAPPRPALLAAIRPRWLNYRFGLVTRALADRVHHDGHLLSVWTPDTRRSMRRLMDMGVDSITTNRVDALCALRQRP, encoded by the coding sequence ATGCGCACCGTGACAGCCGTCGCCCATCGCGGCGCCCCCTACCGCCACCGTGAGAACACGCTCGACTCCCTGCGGGCCGGGCTCGATCTGGGTGCGGACGCCGTCGAGTTCGACGTACGGACGACCCGTGACGGCGTGCCCGTCCTGCTCCACGACTCGACGCTGAACCGGCTGTGGGAGGTGGAGCGGCCGCTGGCCGCGCTCTCCGCCGCGGAGCTGCGCGGGCTGACGGCGGACGGGGTGCCGACGCTGGCCGACGCGCTGCTCGCCACCAAGGACAGCCGGGTCATGGTGGACCTGCCGGGCGTGGTGAACCGCCGGGCGGTGCGGCACATCCTCGACGTCGTACGGGAGTACGACGCCGAGGACCGCGTCTACTACAGCGCCGACCCGGCCACCACGCTCGCTGTCCGCGCCGCCGCCCCCACCGCCGAGCTCGCCCTCACCTGGAAGACCCTCGCCCCACCCCGCCCCGCCCTCCTCGCCGCGATCCGCCCCCGCTGGCTCAACTACCGCTTCGGCCTGGTCACCCGCGCGCTGGCGGACCGCGTCCATCACGACGGCCACCTCCTCTCCGTCTGGACCCCCGACACCCGACGCTCCATGCGCCGTCTGATGGACATGGGCGTCGACTCGATCACCACCAACCGGGTCGATGCACTGTGCGCACTGCGGCAGCGCCCTTGA
- a CDS encoding adenosine deaminase codes for MTDHRASQGVPVTPAVPGASTAPGAFGTRDLHTFIAGLPKAELHVHHVGSASPRIVSELAARHPDSKVPTDPEALADYFTFTDFAHFIQVYLSVVDLIRTPDDVRLLTFEVARDLARQQVRYAELTITPYSSTRRGIEERAFMEAIEDARKAAEAEFGTVLRWCFDIPGEAGLDAAEETTRLATEDRVRPEGLVSFGLGGPEVGVPRPQFKPYFDRAIAAGLHSVPHAGETTGPETIWDALTDLRAERIGHGTSAAGDPKLLAHLAEHRIALEVCPTSNIATRAVRTLDEHPIKEFVRAGVLVTVNSDDPPMFGTDLNTEYAVAARLLGLDERGLAALAKNAVEASFLDEPGRTRLSAEIDTYTSAWLTP; via the coding sequence TTGACCGACCACCGCGCCTCGCAGGGCGTGCCCGTGACCCCCGCCGTTCCCGGCGCGTCCACCGCTCCCGGTGCCTTCGGCACCCGCGACCTGCACACCTTCATCGCCGGTCTGCCCAAGGCCGAACTCCACGTGCACCACGTCGGCTCCGCCTCTCCCCGTATCGTCTCCGAGCTGGCCGCCCGCCACCCCGACTCCAAGGTGCCGACGGACCCCGAGGCGCTCGCGGACTACTTCACGTTCACGGACTTCGCCCACTTCATCCAGGTGTATCTGTCCGTCGTGGACCTGATCCGCACCCCGGACGACGTCCGGCTGCTGACGTTCGAGGTGGCACGGGATCTCGCCCGGCAGCAGGTGCGGTACGCCGAGCTGACCATCACGCCGTACTCCTCCACCCGCCGCGGGATCGAGGAGCGGGCCTTCATGGAGGCGATCGAGGACGCGCGCAAGGCGGCGGAGGCCGAGTTCGGGACCGTACTGCGCTGGTGCTTCGACATCCCCGGCGAGGCAGGGCTCGACGCCGCCGAGGAGACGACCCGGCTCGCGACCGAGGACCGGGTGCGTCCCGAGGGGCTGGTGTCGTTCGGGCTCGGCGGGCCCGAGGTCGGCGTGCCGAGGCCGCAGTTCAAGCCGTACTTCGACCGGGCGATCGCGGCCGGGCTGCACTCCGTGCCGCACGCCGGCGAGACCACAGGGCCCGAGACGATCTGGGACGCGCTCACCGACCTGCGCGCGGAGCGCATCGGGCACGGCACCAGTGCAGCCGGCGACCCGAAGCTGCTCGCGCACCTCGCCGAGCACCGGATCGCCCTGGAGGTCTGCCCGACCTCGAACATCGCCACACGCGCGGTCCGCACCCTCGACGAGCACCCCATCAAGGAGTTCGTGCGCGCCGGGGTCCTGGTCACCGTCAACTCCGACGACCCGCCGATGTTCGGCACCGACCTCAACACCGAGTACGCGGTCGCCGCGCGCCTCCTCGGCCTCGACGAGCGGGGGCTGGCCGCGCTCGCGAAGAACGCCGTGGAGGCGTCCTTCCTCGACGAGCCCGGCAGAACCCGTCTGTCCGCCGAGATCGACACCTACACCTCGGCCTGGCTGACCCCCTGA
- a CDS encoding ABC transporter permease — protein sequence MSTLTEAEAPPPPAPAPTTGKPPGRRGRWTPYLLLAPGLVWLLVFFAMPMVYQASTSVQTGSLENGYQVTWHFATYWDALSEYYPQFLRSVLYAGSATLLCLLLGYPLAYLIAFRAGRWRNLILILVIAPFFTSFLIRTLAWKTILSDGGPVVGALNTLHVLDVTSWLGLTAGDRVLATPLAVVCGLTYNFLPFMILPLYTSLERIDGRLHEAAGDLYARPFTTFRRVTFPLSMPGVVSGTLLTFIPASGDYVNAELLGSTNTQMIGNVIQSQFLRILDYPTAAALSFILMAAILLMVTVYIRKSGTEDLV from the coding sequence ATGTCGACCCTCACCGAAGCCGAGGCGCCACCGCCCCCGGCGCCCGCCCCGACCACCGGGAAACCGCCCGGCAGGCGAGGCCGATGGACGCCGTATCTGCTGCTCGCGCCCGGCCTCGTCTGGCTGCTGGTCTTCTTCGCGATGCCGATGGTCTACCAGGCCTCCACGTCCGTGCAGACGGGCTCCCTGGAGAACGGCTACCAGGTCACCTGGCACTTCGCGACCTACTGGGACGCGCTCAGCGAGTACTACCCGCAGTTCCTGCGCTCGGTGCTCTACGCGGGCTCGGCGACGCTCCTGTGTCTGCTCCTCGGCTATCCGCTGGCGTACCTGATCGCTTTCCGGGCGGGCCGCTGGCGCAATCTGATCCTGATCCTGGTGATCGCCCCGTTCTTCACCAGCTTCCTGATCCGCACCCTCGCCTGGAAGACGATCCTGTCGGACGGCGGCCCGGTCGTCGGCGCCCTCAACACCCTGCACGTCCTGGACGTCACCAGCTGGCTCGGCCTCACGGCCGGGGACCGTGTGCTGGCCACGCCGCTCGCGGTGGTCTGCGGCCTCACCTACAACTTCCTGCCGTTCATGATCCTGCCGCTCTACACCTCGCTGGAGCGCATCGACGGGCGACTGCACGAGGCGGCCGGCGACCTCTACGCGAGGCCGTTCACGACGTTCCGCAGGGTCACGTTCCCGCTCTCCATGCCGGGCGTCGTCTCCGGCACGCTGCTGACCTTCATCCCGGCCAGCGGCGACTACGTGAACGCCGAACTCCTCGGCTCCACCAACACCCAGATGATCGGCAACGTCATCCAGAGCCAGTTCCTGCGGATCCTCGACTATCCGACGGCGGCGGCCCTTTCGTTCATCCTCATGGCCGCGATTCTTCTCATGGTCACGGTCTACATTCGCAAGTCAGGGACGGAGGATCTGGTTTAA
- a CDS encoding NADAR family protein has translation MEKIDSWDTLTKAVQSGARVKYLHFWGHRPRPDGRIGASCLSQWWPSPFTVDGVEYATAEHWMMASKARLFGDAEAERKAVAASSPAQAKKIGRLVRGFDDGVWQRERFAIVAEGSVHKFAAHADLRTFLLGTGNRVLVEASPLDRVWGIGLAADDERAMDPARWRGPNLLGFALMAARERLLSGVDA, from the coding sequence ATGGAGAAGATCGATTCTTGGGACACGCTCACAAAGGCGGTCCAGTCGGGGGCAAGGGTCAAGTACCTGCACTTCTGGGGGCACCGGCCACGGCCCGACGGCCGGATCGGCGCGAGCTGTCTGAGCCAGTGGTGGCCGTCGCCGTTCACGGTGGACGGGGTGGAGTACGCGACGGCCGAGCACTGGATGATGGCGTCGAAGGCCCGGCTGTTCGGGGACGCGGAGGCGGAGCGCAAGGCCGTCGCCGCGTCGAGCCCCGCGCAGGCGAAGAAGATCGGGCGGCTCGTGCGCGGCTTCGACGACGGCGTGTGGCAGCGGGAGCGCTTCGCGATCGTCGCCGAGGGCAGCGTCCACAAGTTCGCCGCCCACGCCGACCTGCGCACGTTCCTCCTGGGCACGGGCAACCGCGTACTCGTCGAGGCCAGCCCCCTCGACCGCGTCTGGGGCATCGGTCTCGCTGCGGACGACGAACGCGCCATGGACCCCGCCCGCTGGCGGGGCCCCAACCTGCTGGGCTTCGCACTGATGGCGGCCCGGGAGAGACTGCTGAGCGGGGTCGACGCCTGA
- a CDS encoding DUF4190 domain-containing protein: MPSDEAPIPETPADPQPDPWASPQGDPAISLTVVDGATLPTVTDDAVPSVVVDGATLPTVTEDAVPPTVIEDAIPSAVAESADSATVADGVPLPIGPGAAPRPEDAIPAPTVTLDKPIAPDAPAGFAQPVAPVPPGWSSPAAATAASAPHDPWAAPADIPAPSTSAPSSSSVHDRMTVVSMPGVDASGPVPADSGGPTSPQAAATTQPWAGPGAFSPPGGRPPAGASIPAPNPFAPPAPDAPSTPHASYPPPAAGAPYAAPGAAVPPPPISPEGPGQVPYGYPQYPAYQGAHAYPGVGYPAPDAGYPGVGHPAPGAGYAWPVMAAPPSNGMGIAAMVLGICAAALFCLWPLAILLGIMAVIFGSIGRVKARRGEATNPGHALAGIICGVVGILLGIGFIVLIIVAPGSDDYDSDPDPFDDGYSTSLSLTLPAGADGAASVTDAMPRRTH, encoded by the coding sequence ATGCCGTCCGACGAGGCACCGATCCCGGAGACACCGGCCGACCCGCAGCCCGACCCGTGGGCGTCCCCGCAGGGCGACCCCGCGATATCCCTGACGGTGGTCGACGGTGCCACGCTGCCGACGGTGACCGATGACGCTGTTCCGTCGGTGGTGGTCGACGGTGCCACGCTGCCGACGGTGACCGAAGACGCGGTACCGCCAACGGTGATCGAAGACGCCATTCCGTCGGCGGTGGCCGAAAGCGCCGACTCGGCGACGGTGGCCGACGGCGTTCCGCTGCCCATCGGGCCGGGCGCCGCTCCGCGGCCCGAGGACGCGATACCGGCCCCGACGGTCACCCTGGACAAGCCGATCGCGCCGGATGCGCCCGCTGGTTTCGCCCAGCCCGTCGCGCCGGTTCCGCCCGGGTGGTCGAGCCCGGCGGCTGCCACCGCCGCTTCTGCTCCCCACGATCCGTGGGCCGCGCCGGCCGACATCCCGGCGCCGAGCACCTCCGCTCCCTCCTCGTCCTCGGTGCACGACCGGATGACGGTCGTGTCCATGCCGGGGGTGGACGCGAGCGGTCCGGTGCCCGCCGACTCGGGTGGGCCGACCTCTCCCCAGGCCGCCGCGACGACGCAGCCCTGGGCCGGTCCCGGCGCCTTCTCACCGCCGGGGGGCCGGCCGCCCGCCGGGGCCTCCATCCCCGCCCCCAACCCTTTCGCCCCGCCCGCGCCCGACGCGCCCAGTACGCCCCACGCGTCCTACCCGCCGCCTGCGGCCGGCGCCCCGTACGCGGCCCCCGGCGCCGCCGTACCACCCCCGCCCATCAGCCCGGAAGGGCCCGGTCAGGTCCCGTACGGCTACCCGCAGTACCCCGCGTACCAGGGGGCCCACGCCTACCCCGGTGTGGGTTATCCGGCACCCGACGCCGGCTACCCGGGCGTCGGCCACCCCGCCCCCGGTGCCGGCTACGCCTGGCCCGTGATGGCGGCGCCGCCGAGCAACGGGATGGGCATCGCGGCGATGGTGCTCGGCATCTGCGCCGCCGCGCTCTTCTGTCTGTGGCCGCTGGCGATCCTGCTCGGGATCATGGCCGTGATCTTCGGATCCATCGGCCGGGTCAAGGCCCGCCGCGGCGAAGCGACGAACCCGGGGCACGCCCTGGCCGGGATCATCTGCGGAGTGGTCGGCATTCTGCTCGGCATCGGCTTCATCGTCCTGATCATCGTGGCGCCCGGCAGCGACGACTACGACTCGGACCCCGACCCCTTCGACGACGGCTACTCCACGTCGCTCTCCCTGACGCTGCCGGCCGGGGCCGACGGCGCGGCCTCCGTCACCGACGCGATGCCGCGCCGCACTCACTAG
- a CDS encoding ABC transporter ATP-binding protein yields MTSKKTTDDGSGDVRLSGIGKTYGSFTAVHPLDLTVPEGSFFALLGASGCGKTTTLRMIAGLEEPSCGSVFLGTHDVTNLPPYKRPVNTVFQSYALFPHLDIFENVAFGLRRRGIKSVKKQVGEMLELVQLGEQARKKPHQLSGGQQQRVAVARALINHPKVLLLDEPLGALDLKLRRQMQLELKRIQTEVGITFIHVTHDQEEAMTMADTVAVMNGGRVEQLGSPADLYENPRTTFVANFLGTSNLIEAEVDSRSGDDIVLKAGDGKLVLPEARCSAPTSTGGKVLVGVRPEKITLTHADDAGEIPVGRNRITGKIAATSFIGVSTQYVIDSSVCPEFEVYVQNIDRDARLVPGADVVLHWNPAHTFGLDAAQSLLAGTAGSAGVDEGAAL; encoded by the coding sequence ATGACCAGCAAGAAGACCACGGACGACGGCAGCGGTGACGTCCGCCTCTCCGGTATAGGCAAGACCTACGGCTCCTTCACCGCCGTGCACCCGCTCGACCTGACCGTGCCGGAAGGTTCCTTCTTCGCCCTGCTCGGCGCCTCCGGCTGCGGCAAGACCACCACCCTGCGCATGATCGCCGGCCTGGAGGAACCTTCCTGCGGGAGCGTCTTCCTCGGCACCCACGACGTGACGAACCTGCCCCCGTACAAGCGGCCGGTGAACACCGTCTTCCAGTCGTACGCTCTCTTCCCGCACCTGGACATCTTCGAGAACGTCGCCTTCGGTCTGCGCCGGCGCGGCATCAAGAGCGTGAAGAAGCAGGTCGGGGAGATGCTGGAGCTGGTCCAGCTCGGCGAGCAGGCGCGCAAGAAGCCACATCAGCTGTCGGGCGGCCAGCAGCAGCGCGTCGCCGTCGCCCGCGCCCTCATCAACCACCCGAAGGTCCTCCTCCTCGACGAGCCCCTCGGCGCCCTCGACCTCAAGCTGCGCCGCCAGATGCAGCTGGAGCTGAAGCGCATCCAGACCGAGGTCGGCATCACCTTCATCCACGTCACGCACGACCAGGAGGAGGCCATGACCATGGCCGACACGGTCGCCGTGATGAACGGCGGCAGAGTCGAGCAACTCGGCTCACCCGCCGACCTGTACGAGAACCCGCGGACCACCTTCGTCGCCAACTTCCTCGGCACCTCCAACCTCATCGAGGCCGAGGTGGACTCCAGGAGCGGCGACGACATCGTGTTGAAGGCGGGCGACGGCAAGCTCGTGCTGCCTGAGGCGCGCTGCAGTGCGCCCACCTCGACCGGCGGCAAGGTCCTCGTCGGTGTACGCCCCGAGAAGATCACCCTCACGCACGCGGACGACGCCGGGGAGATCCCCGTCGGCCGCAACCGCATCACCGGGAAGATCGCCGCGACCAGCTTCATCGGTGTCTCCACGCAGTACGTGATCGACAGCTCGGTCTGCCCCGAGTTCGAGGTCTACGTCCAGAACATAGACCGCGACGCCCGGCTCGTCCCCGGCGCCGACGTCGTCCTGCACTGGAACCCCGCGCACACCTTCGGCCTGGACGCCGCACAGTCCCTGCTTGCCGGGACAGCGGGCTCCGCGGGCGTGGACGAAGGGGCGGCGCTCTGA
- a CDS encoding ABC transporter permease, protein MAFVKWLKRRLVVIAGLLTLGYLLLPNVVVTVFSFNQPKGRFNYKWQEFSTAAWTDPCGVADLCGSLSLSLQLAAWATLGATVLGTMIAFALVRYRFRARGAVNSLIFLPMAMPEVVMAASLLTLFLNLGAQLGFWTILIAHIMFCLSFVVVAVKARVMSMDPRLEEAARDLYAGPVQTFVRVTLPIAAPGIAAGALLAFALSFDDFIITNFNAGSTVTFPMFVWGSAQRGTPVQINVIGTAMFLIAVLFVVAGMAIGNRRKRQKA, encoded by the coding sequence ATGGCCTTCGTCAAATGGCTCAAGCGCCGTCTCGTCGTCATCGCGGGACTGCTGACGCTCGGATATCTGCTCCTGCCGAACGTCGTCGTCACGGTCTTCTCCTTCAATCAGCCGAAGGGCCGCTTCAACTACAAGTGGCAGGAATTCTCCACGGCCGCCTGGACCGATCCGTGCGGTGTCGCCGACCTGTGCGGCTCGCTCTCGCTCAGCCTCCAGCTGGCAGCCTGGGCGACCCTCGGCGCGACGGTCCTCGGCACGATGATCGCCTTCGCGCTGGTGCGGTACCGCTTCCGCGCGCGGGGCGCCGTCAACTCGCTGATCTTTCTCCCGATGGCGATGCCCGAGGTCGTGATGGCCGCCTCACTGCTCACCCTCTTCCTGAACCTGGGTGCACAGTTGGGATTCTGGACGATCCTCATCGCCCACATCATGTTCTGCCTGAGCTTCGTCGTCGTCGCCGTCAAGGCGCGCGTGATGTCGATGGATCCGAGGCTGGAGGAGGCCGCGCGCGATCTGTACGCGGGTCCCGTCCAGACCTTCGTCCGGGTCACCCTGCCCATCGCAGCCCCCGGTATCGCGGCGGGCGCGCTGCTCGCCTTCGCGCTCTCCTTCGACGACTTCATCATCACCAATTTCAACGCGGGCTCGACCGTCACCTTCCCCATGTTCGTCTGGGGATCTGCACAACGCGGAACACCCGTCCAGATCAATGTCATCGGTACGGCCATGTTCCTGATCGCCGTACTGTTCGTGGTGGCCGGAATGGCCATCGGTAACCGCAGGAAAAGGCAAAAAGCATAA
- a CDS encoding gamma-aminobutyraldehyde dehydrogenase: protein MQNPGTATPDRFPAQDRFAAGAQYIAGRLTKGTSGRTHAVVDPATGDEVLTYELAGTDDVDAAVAAARAAFPGWAATTPGERSDALHRFAAVLADRAEEFARAESLQCGKPLKLTREFDVPGTIDNTAFFAGAARHLQGQSAGEYSADHTSYVRREPIGVVGSIAPWNYPLQMAAWKILPAVAAGNTIVLKPAETTPLTSLLFAQAATDAGIPDGVINVVTGTGKEAGEHLVGHPDVVMTSFTGSTAVGRRVAEIATATVKRIHLELGGKAPFVVFDDADLEAAANGAVAGALINTGQDCTAATRAYVQRPLYDEFVARTAALMETVRLGDPFAPGTDLGPLISHVQRDRVAGFVERARAYARVVTGGEAPRGELENGAYYRPTLVADASQDSEIVQSEIFGPVLVVLPFDSDDEGIRLANDTPYGLAASAWSRDVYRAGRATREIKAGCVWVNDHIPIISEMPHGGYKASGFGKDMSAYSFEEYTQIKHVMFDNTAIARKDWHRTIFGDR from the coding sequence ATGCAGAACCCGGGCACCGCCACCCCGGACCGATTCCCCGCGCAGGACCGCTTCGCGGCCGGCGCGCAGTACATCGCCGGCCGTCTGACGAAGGGCACATCGGGACGCACCCACGCGGTCGTCGACCCCGCGACAGGCGACGAGGTCCTCACCTACGAACTGGCCGGCACGGACGACGTGGACGCGGCGGTCGCAGCCGCCCGCGCGGCGTTCCCGGGCTGGGCCGCCACCACACCCGGTGAGCGGTCGGACGCGCTGCACCGCTTCGCCGCGGTCCTGGCCGACCGGGCGGAGGAGTTCGCGCGGGCCGAGTCCCTGCAGTGCGGGAAGCCGCTCAAGCTGACGCGCGAGTTCGACGTGCCCGGCACCATCGACAACACCGCGTTCTTCGCGGGCGCCGCCCGGCACCTGCAGGGCCAGTCGGCCGGCGAGTACTCCGCCGACCACACCTCCTACGTGCGCCGTGAGCCCATCGGTGTGGTGGGTTCCATCGCGCCTTGGAACTACCCGCTCCAGATGGCGGCCTGGAAGATCCTTCCGGCGGTCGCGGCGGGCAACACGATCGTTCTGAAGCCCGCCGAGACGACCCCGCTCACCTCGCTGCTGTTCGCACAGGCCGCCACGGACGCCGGGATCCCCGACGGCGTGATCAACGTCGTCACCGGGACCGGCAAGGAGGCCGGTGAGCACCTCGTCGGGCATCCCGACGTGGTCATGACCTCCTTCACCGGGTCCACGGCGGTCGGCAGGCGCGTGGCCGAGATCGCCACGGCCACCGTCAAGCGCATCCATCTGGAGCTGGGCGGCAAGGCCCCGTTCGTGGTCTTCGACGACGCCGACCTGGAGGCCGCCGCCAACGGCGCGGTCGCGGGCGCCCTCATCAACACCGGCCAGGACTGCACGGCCGCCACGCGCGCGTACGTGCAAAGGCCCCTCTACGACGAGTTCGTCGCGCGGACGGCCGCCCTCATGGAGACCGTCCGGCTCGGCGACCCCTTCGCCCCGGGCACCGACCTCGGTCCGCTGATCTCGCACGTCCAGCGCGACCGTGTCGCCGGGTTCGTCGAGCGGGCACGCGCGTACGCGCGCGTGGTCACCGGTGGCGAGGCGCCCCGGGGGGAGTTGGAGAACGGCGCGTACTACCGGCCCACCCTCGTCGCGGACGCGTCCCAGGACAGCGAGATCGTCCAGTCGGAGATCTTCGGACCGGTGCTGGTGGTCCTGCCCTTCGACAGCGACGACGAGGGCATCCGGCTGGCGAACGACACCCCGTACGGGCTCGCCGCCTCCGCCTGGAGCCGGGACGTGTACCGGGCGGGCCGCGCCACCCGGGAGATCAAGGCCGGGTGCGTGTGGGTCAACGACCACATCCCGATCATCAGCGAGATGCCGCACGGCGGCTACAAGGCATCCGGCTTCGGCAAGGACATGTCCGCGTACTCGTTCGAGGAGTACACCCAGATCAAGCACGTCATGTTCGACAATACGGCGATCGCCAGGAAGGACTGGCACCGCACGATCTTCGGGGACCGCTAG
- a CDS encoding polyamine ABC transporter substrate-binding protein, which translates to MEQFEPDRLSPAQVAAMRRSLRNGRAALSRRSLLRATTGGALAIGGLGALSACGIPAAKNTSAVSSEDHSAKEKKVHFSNWTDYMDIDDTGKRHPSLDQFTRRTGIKVEYTEDINDNVDFFGKIKPQLAAGQDTGRDLICVTDWLAARLIRFGWVQKLDASNLPHAFMNLSQQFRNPDWDPGRAYSYPWQGISTVIAYNKKALDGEEVKSVSDMLDNPKLKGRIGFLSEMRDSIGMTLLDMGKDPAKFTDDDYDAVIARLQKSVDNGQIRRFTGNDYISDLSKGDFAACIAWAGDVVQLKADSPDVDFVIPDSGYMTSTDNLLIPNRARHKTNAERLIDYYYEPKPAAELAAYINYVCPVDGVKAELAKIDPDAANNPLIIPDAAMAAKSHAFRSLSQQEETAYEEKFAKLTGA; encoded by the coding sequence ATGGAGCAGTTCGAGCCCGACCGCCTGTCCCCGGCCCAGGTGGCCGCCATGCGGCGCAGCCTCAGGAACGGCCGGGCCGCCCTCAGCCGTCGTTCGCTGCTGCGCGCCACAACCGGCGGCGCACTCGCGATCGGCGGGCTCGGCGCGCTGAGCGCCTGCGGCATCCCCGCGGCGAAGAACACCTCGGCCGTCTCGTCCGAGGACCACTCGGCCAAGGAGAAGAAGGTCCACTTCTCCAACTGGACCGATTACATGGACATCGACGACACCGGCAAGCGCCACCCCAGCCTGGACCAGTTCACGCGACGCACCGGCATCAAGGTCGAGTACACCGAGGACATCAACGACAACGTCGATTTCTTCGGCAAGATCAAACCGCAGCTCGCCGCCGGTCAGGACACCGGTCGCGACCTCATCTGCGTCACCGACTGGCTGGCGGCCCGGCTGATCCGCTTCGGATGGGTCCAGAAACTCGACGCGTCCAACCTGCCGCACGCCTTCATGAACCTCTCCCAGCAGTTCCGCAACCCCGACTGGGACCCGGGCCGGGCGTACTCCTACCCCTGGCAGGGCATCTCGACCGTCATCGCCTACAACAAGAAGGCGCTCGACGGCGAGGAGGTGAAGTCGGTCTCCGACATGCTCGACAACCCGAAGCTCAAGGGGCGGATCGGGTTCCTCTCCGAGATGCGCGACAGCATCGGGATGACGCTGCTGGACATGGGCAAGGATCCGGCGAAGTTCACCGACGACGACTACGACGCGGTGATCGCCCGCCTCCAGAAGTCCGTCGACAACGGTCAGATCCGCCGCTTCACCGGCAACGACTACATCTCGGATCTCAGCAAGGGCGACTTCGCGGCCTGTATCGCCTGGGCCGGTGACGTGGTCCAGCTCAAGGCCGACAGCCCGGACGTCGACTTCGTCATCCCCGACAGCGGCTACATGACCTCGACGGACAACCTGCTGATCCCGAACAGGGCCCGGCACAAGACCAACGCCGAACGGCTCATCGACTACTACTACGAGCCGAAGCCGGCCGCCGAACTCGCCGCGTACATCAACTACGTGTGCCCCGTCGACGGCGTGAAGGCGGAGCTGGCCAAGATCGACCCGGACGCGGCGAACAACCCGTTGATCATTCCCGACGCGGCCATGGCAGCCAAGTCCCACGCCTTCCGTTCCCTCAGCCAGCAGGAAGAGACGGCGTACGAAGAGAAGTTCGCGAAGCTGACAGGGGCGTGA